The following DNA comes from Chitinophaga nivalis.
AAGCGGAATGTGCTGGAGCGTGTAAATTTCACCGTGCCACAAGGTACTATTACTGCGCTGGTGGGACCATCCGGTTCAGGTAAGTCTACTGCTGCCCAGTTGGTAGCCCGCTTCTGGGATGTACAGGAGGGACACATTTTTATTGGGCAGCAGGATATCCGCAAAGTAGCGCCGGAAGAGCTGATGCGGCAGGTGTCTTTTGTTTTTCAGGATAACTTTATGTTTCATCAGAGCCTGTACGAAAATATCCGGATGGGCATGGATAAAACAGCAGCAGAAATTGTTGCTGCCGCAAAGGCGGCGCAGTGCCACGACTTCATCAGCAAGCTTCCGCAGGGATATGAGACTTTTTATGGTAGCAAAGGCGTACACCTCAGCGGAGGAGAACAACAACGGATACAGCTGGCCAGAGCGATCCTGAAAGATGCCCCCGTGCTGGTGCTGGATGAAGCAACCGCCTTCAGTGATCCGGAGAATGAGCAGCTGATTCAGCAGGCTTTCAATAAACTGATCAGTAATAAAACCGTCATCATTATTGCGCATCGTCTCAGCACCATTACCAGCTGTGATCAGATTGTGGTGATGAAAGGCGGACAGGTGGTAGGCAGTGATCAGCATACACAGCTACTGGAAAGCTGTGAACTGTATGCCAATATGTGGAATGCCCATACCCGGGCCAAAAACTTTGCCATCACGGCATAGACAGCAACGGCAATTTATATCAGACAACTTTAGTAACAATCGCAACAATGATCAGCAATCTTTTTTATACTTTTAAAACAGCGCCTGCACTGGTAAGAAAGAGCCTTCTTTCAGAGCTGCTGCATGGCTTGCTGGTAGCAGTACCTACTGGTTTCCTGCTACTGATTATACAGGAACTTTTTTCCGGGAATCCGGTTGCACAACGGATATGGTTATACGTTATTATTATGGTGGTGCTGTTGGGCGTACAATTATGGCTGGCCGCCAAAACGATGATAGGTACCAACGTCATGGCTTATACGTTGTCTACCAACCTGCGCATCAAACTGGGAGATCATCTGCAACGTTTGTCCATGGGTACTTTCAAACAACGGGACCCAGGGGATCTGGCTGCAGTCGTATTACAGGATGTCGCCAACTTTGAAATGATATTTGCGCACACCATTGGTAATATTGCCGGTGCTGTATTTGCCACACTGATTATCTCCGTATTCCTGTTTATCACCGACTGGCGGTTGGCATTGGTGCTGTTATGCGCTTTGCCGCTTAGCTGGGTGATGATTCGCATATCCAATTACCTGATCGTACAACAAGGGAGTAAACATGTGGCGGCACGGAATGAAACGAGTGCCCGTTTCCTGGAATATGTACAGGGAATCCGTCATATCAAATCCTTTGGTATGACCGGCAAACGGTTTACCAGTCTGGAAACGGCCCTGAATGATTTTCGCCGGGCCAGTATCCGTACAGAGGCCATCCCGGGTCCTTTCGTACTGGTAGCAGGATTGGCACTGGAAGTTTTTTTTCTGCTGATGATATACCTGGCGGTTACCTTCCTGACCAATGGCAGCCTGACGCCTGCAGCAGTGATTACCTTTCTGATTGTAGGCTACCGTTTATATGAGCCTATCAAAATAGTGCTGGTAGATTATGTGATTCTGCGTTACATGAATATCAGCCTGGATCGGGTGATTGAAGTGTTGCGTACGCCGGAGCAGTCTGCCGGTAAAGGATATGTGCCTGCCGGTTTCAATATCAGCTTTGAGCAGGTGACCTTTGGTTACCAGGATGATAAAGCGGTATTACAAAATGTATCCTTTGAAGTGCCGGAAAGAAGTATGCTAGCGCTGGTAGGGCCTTCCGGTTCCGGTAAAACCACTATCACCGCATTGATGGCGCGCTTCTGGGATGTGCAGTCCGGCAGCGTGAAAATAGGTGGTACGGATGTGAAAGAGATGGATCCTTCCCGGGTGTATAGCCTTATCAGTGAAGTATTCCAGGATGTATACCTGTTTGATGATACGATTTACAACAACATCAGATTTGGCAGAATGGATGCTACCGATGAAGAAGTGAGGGATGCCGCTGCCCGTGCCATGGTTCTGGATTTTGCATGGGATCTGCCGGAAGGCCTGCATGCCCGTACCGGTGAAGGGGGCAACAAACTCTCCGGTGGTCAAAAACAACGGATCAGTATTGCCCGCGCCCTGCTTAAGAATGCGCCTATTGTATTGCTGGATGAAGCC
Coding sequences within:
- a CDS encoding ABC transporter ATP-binding protein is translated as MISNLFYTFKTAPALVRKSLLSELLHGLLVAVPTGFLLLIIQELFSGNPVAQRIWLYVIIMVVLLGVQLWLAAKTMIGTNVMAYTLSTNLRIKLGDHLQRLSMGTFKQRDPGDLAAVVLQDVANFEMIFAHTIGNIAGAVFATLIISVFLFITDWRLALVLLCALPLSWVMIRISNYLIVQQGSKHVAARNETSARFLEYVQGIRHIKSFGMTGKRFTSLETALNDFRRASIRTEAIPGPFVLVAGLALEVFFLLMIYLAVTFLTNGSLTPAAVITFLIVGYRLYEPIKIVLVDYVILRYMNISLDRVIEVLRTPEQSAGKGYVPAGFNISFEQVTFGYQDDKAVLQNVSFEVPERSMLALVGPSGSGKTTITALMARFWDVQSGSVKIGGTDVKEMDPSRVYSLISEVFQDVYLFDDTIYNNIRFGRMDATDEEVRDAAARAMVLDFAWDLPEGLHARTGEGGNKLSGGQKQRISIARALLKNAPIVLLDEATASLDPENEIYIQQAIRELVKDKTVVVVAHKLATIRHAEQILVLQEGCIAETGTHTQLMEKKGLYHHLWEIQQQSGGWKITGNRSAVVSVHDTVPIVK